Genomic segment of bacterium:
AGAATCGGTATGGACAGGATGATCAGGGCCCTGGCCCCGTCGGCCAGCATCAGCATGCTGCGCTTGGAGCGGCGGTCTATCAGCACCCCGATGAACGGTCCGAACAGCAGGGCCGGCAGGGCGATGGCCACCGGGATCTGGGAATAGGCCAAAGGCGCCCGGGTGGTGAACTCGCCCACCGCCGCGATCAGGGCGATCTGGGCCAAAAAGTCGCCAAACTGGGAGATGAACTGCCCGGCAGAGAACAGGGCAAACTTGGGCTCGGCCAGGGCCGAGGCGAAATGTTTGGAGTGTTCAGACATTTACTTTAGACGGGATTAATATATAGTTTTAGCATCTTTTGATAAAGCCTTAACATGGTGCAGATGAGCCGTGACCTTTTTATCATCTTCAGAAGGATATTTATAGTCAAAATGCCCCGCCACCTGGGTGGATACTGTCCTGAAGAGGGTGCACATGTTGAATAGCGATTGCCAAATATCCTCTAAGTCAGAACCGGAATAAGTATTTATCAATTGCTGCCACATCTCAGGTTCCAGATAGTTTTTAAAATACCTCCCCATTTTGCCGGGGTTTTTAGAGAATCCTGTTTTTATCCCGACATGCCATTCCAACATCTTCACCAGCTGTTCCCTGACTACATTGTCGAGCATATGCTTGGCATATATCAATTCATCCCGCCACAAGCCTTTGGCCACATATGGGCAGACCCACCAAAATTCTTTGCAACAATCGGCAAACTGTTTTTCTGATGGCTGTCGAGGGAAATAGTCTTTGTCGCTTGGCGGTGGGAGTATCCCAGCAATCCCATCCTTGTCCAGCAGTAAAAGGCTCTGGCTGTCTTTGGTAACCTTGCCTGTCTGCGAGACGGGACAGATACTAAGATCGATCCGGTTACCGTCGACAAATTGCATCAAGTAAGTGTAATTGCCACCACCAGCCGGTGGGGGATATTCCATGTCTTCGGGTGTCTGCAGGATCATCAGTTCGCCAAACCGCTTGATCCAATCATAATTTCGTCTTAACTGCGTTACATCCGTAACAAGATAAACTATATCATAATCCTGAAATATATCTTTGAGAGCATTGGGATCAGCGCGCGAACCATTCAGAATTACTGCACGGATACGGTCATCCTCATTAGCAGTATTAAGAATGAGGTCAAGTATTTCCTTTTCGGTTCTCATTTCTTGCCGTTTATGCCGGTATGCCCAAAACCACCAGATCCCCTCTTGGTTTTCTTTAGTACCTTGGCCTCAGATAGCCTAGCTCTGGCCACTGGGGAAATTACTAACTGGGCTATCCTATCTCCGGGATTGATGTTAAAGGCCTTTGCCCCCAGGTTTACCAGGATCACCCCCACCTCGCCCCGGTAGTCGGCGTCGATGGTTCCCGGCGCGTTGACGATGGAGATTCCGTGTTTCAGCGCCAGGCCGCTGCGGGGGCGGATCTGGCCTTCGTAGCCCACGGGAATTTCCAGGGCCAGGCCGGTGGGAACCAGTTTGATCTCACGGGGCTTTAAGGACATTGGTTTTTCCAAAGCTGCGCAAAGGTCCATCCCCGCGGCGTGCCTGGTGGCATAGGCCGGGATCAGTGCCAAAGAGTTTAGCTTGGTGATCTTGAGCTTGACGGATTTCATTTTTGTTTAATAAATAATTAATGATGCCATTTTTAACATTATAACAACTGTCCTGATTTTTGACAACATCTATTTGCAGAAAAGCCAAAAGGGCGATTCGTTAAAATCGCCCCTTGCTTTTGTCCTGTGACCTACCTTCTTCCGTTGTAAGCCTTGACCCCCAGGGCCAGCAGCTGCATGGCTTTCTTGAGGTCGGCCCCCTTTAAAACGTAAGCGATCCGGATCTCCTGCTTGCCCTTGCTGGGGTCGGCGTAAAATCCGTCTCCCGGGGCCACCATGGTGGTGGCACCCTGGTGGGAAAAGTCGGTCAGCATCCACTGGGCGAACTTGTTGGAATCATCTATCGGCAGCTGGGGCATGATGTAGAAGGCCCCCTTGGGTTTGGTGAACACGGCGCCGTCTATCTTGGCCAGCTCGTCGCAGACGATGTCCCGGCGGTGCTGGTACTCGTTCACCATCTTCTTCAAATACTTGTGGATGTTCTTGTATCCGGCGATGGCCCCCACCTGCTCGATGGTGGGCGGGCAGAGCCGGGCCTGGCCCAGCTTAAGCGCGGCCTGCATGATGTGGGGGTTGCGGCTGACCAGGCAGCCCACCCTGGCCCCGCAGGCCGAGAAGCGCTTGGAGACGGAGTCCAGCATGATGGCCCGGTCCTCGGCCCCCTTGATGTGCAGGATGCTGGTATGGTAGCCGCCGTCGTAGATGAACTCCCGGTAGACCTCGTCGGCCAGCAGCCAGAGGTTCTTCTCTTTGGCCAGCCCGGACAGCATCTCCAGGTCGGCCCGGGAAAATACCGCCCCGGTGGGGTTGTTGGGCGAGCAGAACAAAATGGCCTTGGTCTTCTTGGTGATCCGTTTGGCGAACTCGGCCTTGCTGGGCATGCCGAATCCGTCCTCCACGTCGGTGGGCACCGCCACCAGCTTGATGTCGGCCATGCTGGCGAAGCCGTTGTAATTGGTGTAGAAGGGCTCGGGCACCAGCACCTCGTCCCCGGGGTCGCCCACCGCCATCAGGGCGAACACTATGGCCTCGGATCCGGCGGTGGTCACCATCACGTCGTCGATCGACAGCATGATGTCCAGTTTCTCAAAATAGCGCTTGATCTCCTGGCGCAGCTCCGGCAGTCCCAGGCTGGGGCCATAGGCCAGCACTTCCTCCCGGAAGTTGCGGATGGCGTCCATGATCTCCTTGGGGGTGATGATGTCGGGCTGGCCTATGTTCAGGTGGTAGACCTTTGTTCCCCTGGACTTGGCCTGGTCCGCCAGCGGCACCAGCCGGCGGATGGGCGAAGCCTGCATGGCCGCCGAACGTTTGGACGGCATCAGCTCGGCCTTCTTGGCTTTTGACTTGGCAGACATGATGTTTCCCCTTGTATGATTATTTGTATTTATGAAAACCGCGGAATATTGAAGTGCATGACCCGGCAATGATCAAGGACCGGTTCTTGTCAATCAGTCACCGCCTGTGCTTCCAAGGACGCCAATAACTCAGTTAGGCCAATGGACCGTGCCATTGATCGCAGATAATCCATATCCAGTTCTTTCCGTTGTATCTCCCAAACAGCCAAGGCGTCTTTGAATTGAACCGTATTTTCTACCCCCTGCCGGTGCCAGTCTAGTTTCAGCAGTATGATGTCTTCGGGCGTGGCAATGAATGTTTTTTGACCCAGTACCACCGCCTGACGGCGGCGGAGGAAAGCCGAACGTTTCAGGGCATCATCCTCATCATAAATCCAGAAATCGGCCTTAAGTCCTGTCTCCGAGTCGATCAGATTGAACATGGCCCTGGTTTTGACCGCCTCGGCCGCCGCCTCTTCGCTGAGATAATACCGGGGCGCTGGATATTTCGAAGATAGCACCTTTATCTGCCCAAACGTAAAGACTACTGCCAGGTCTACATCATGGGTCAGCCGCGGCTGGCCGTAGAAATTCGATGCCACCGAGCCTGTCAGCATGTACTGGACGCCGATTTCGTTTAGCGCCCGGATCACCGAAGTGAAAAATTCTATCTGTTGCATCGCAAAAGGCGCTTGGTAGTTTCCTGCTGGATCTGCCTGTCATCGTATTCGGGATGCCGGTCGCGGATCCCGTCCTGCATCAGGCGCAGAGCCAGGTCGTGAAGTTCAAAACCCAGCACCACCCGTTGCTCGCCGGTCATTTTCCGCAAGACTTCCAAATATTCCCGGCGCTGCAGTTTGTCTTTAAGCTTTGGTAATTCTGGTGTATTGGTCATTGGATTTTATTTCTGATTATCGTTG
This window contains:
- a CDS encoding aminoglycoside 6-adenylyltransferase — translated: MRTEKEILDLILNTANEDDRIRAVILNGSRADPNALKDIFQDYDIVYLVTDVTQLRRNYDWIKRFGELMILQTPEDMEYPPPAGGGNYTYLMQFVDGNRIDLSICPVSQTGKVTKDSQSLLLLDKDGIAGILPPPSDKDYFPRQPSEKQFADCCKEFWWVCPYVAKGLWRDELIYAKHMLDNVVREQLVKMLEWHVGIKTGFSKNPGKMGRYFKNYLEPEMWQQLINTYSGSDLEDIWQSLFNMCTLFRTVSTQVAGHFDYKYPSEDDKKVTAHLHHVKALSKDAKTIY
- the dut gene encoding dUTP diphosphatase — its product is MKSVKLKITKLNSLALIPAYATRHAAGMDLCAALEKPMSLKPREIKLVPTGLALEIPVGYEGQIRPRSGLALKHGISIVNAPGTIDADYRGEVGVILVNLGAKAFNINPGDRIAQLVISPVARARLSEAKVLKKTKRGSGGFGHTGINGKK
- a CDS encoding pyridoxal phosphate-dependent aminotransferase, giving the protein MMPSKRSAAMQASPIRRLVPLADQAKSRGTKVYHLNIGQPDIITPKEIMDAIRNFREEVLAYGPSLGLPELRQEIKRYFEKLDIMLSIDDVMVTTAGSEAIVFALMAVGDPGDEVLVPEPFYTNYNGFASMADIKLVAVPTDVEDGFGMPSKAEFAKRITKKTKAILFCSPNNPTGAVFSRADLEMLSGLAKEKNLWLLADEVYREFIYDGGYHTSILHIKGAEDRAIMLDSVSKRFSACGARVGCLVSRNPHIMQAALKLGQARLCPPTIEQVGAIAGYKNIHKYLKKMVNEYQHRRDIVCDELAKIDGAVFTKPKGAFYIMPQLPIDDSNKFAQWMLTDFSHQGATTMVAPGDGFYADPSKGKQEIRIAYVLKGADLKKAMQLLALGVKAYNGRR